The nucleotide window AAACTAAGGATGATGTCGGAGACGGAACAACTGACGACCGTCCATCGAAGAGTCCTAACTCTAGTACTGCACCTGGTTCCACGAAGGACGAAACGACGCTCTTAGATGAGCGTGTGATTCTTGCCGATCAGCATCAACTAGATCTCAGGATTTCCGAACCGAAACCACCGAATGGCTAGCAGAGGTCAACCCCGTTCGTGCCGCAAGCGCCCCCGCGTCATTAGTGCAAGACACGGACGATGTGGGCATTCGAGACTGCAGCAGGTCAACGGTCGCGATGCAGCCGTTGACATAAGCTTCTCGAAGGAATGATGAGGGGGACATGGAGATGACAGTCACCGTAGCGTCAAGAGGCCCTGCGAGGTTGCCGCAAACTGCGCGCCAGGAACGGTACGGTCTCGCCTATTTATCGGACGTCTGTGCTGATGCCGGTGTCGGAGTTGTGGAGACGCGACCAGGCGAGGATCATTATGCAATTGACGCTTACGTAGTGCTTCCAATTGGGTTGGTGCCCGTGCAAGTGAAGTGCACTACGAAAAAGTTTACCGTCAGAGATCCTAAACACATCAATTGGCCTATAGAGAAACCTTGGTGGGATAAGTGGTGTGAGAATACGGCTCCAGTTTTTATTCTTTTAGTGCACGTTCCTGAAGACGAGACAACTTGGATCGACTTTGGTTCGGATGATCTAACGACCCACCACACGGCAGCGTATTGGGTTGAAGTCGACAAAACTTCTGATTCGGTGCCAACCTCTATTGACTTGGCTCGTAGTCAACGCTTCACGAAAGACACCATTCAGGAATGGCAAGTCATTTACGAGCGGGGCATTGGTCGTCCATGAAACTTTTTCCATCAGACTTAATCACTATCAATGCTGAAAAGAACCTAGCAGATTATCTGGCTTATAAAGGCTGGAATCATTTATCCGAAGGATCGTTCGGCGTTCTCTGGAATCATCCATTGCATGGCGGCGAGGTCGGAGTTCCAAGGGGTATCCGTTCGGGCACAGGGATGTGGGATGGAACGATTTCTATGATCGCTCAGTGGGAAAACTCCAGCGGGTATGAGGTTGATAAGACAGTTCGTCGCTTCTGGATGGATGTGTCCGATTTCCGCGCTCAAAGCTCGGTGGTGCGTGGCAACTACATTGCTGCTGAGGCGGGGTCATCTTTGTTTAGTGGAGCTTGGAAGATTCTTCGCTCATCTGCGACGACATCTCGAGGCACCAAGATTGCAATCGGTGGAAAATACTCGTCCCTGGGTGATCGATCTATTGATGGTGCTATGTTTGCTCAAACTGAGCCTGGAT belongs to Arthrobacter tumbae and includes:
- a CDS encoding DUF4365 domain-containing protein, giving the protein MEMTVTVASRGPARLPQTARQERYGLAYLSDVCADAGVGVVETRPGEDHYAIDAYVVLPIGLVPVQVKCTTKKFTVRDPKHINWPIEKPWWDKWCENTAPVFILLVHVPEDETTWIDFGSDDLTTHHTAAYWVEVDKTSDSVPTSIDLARSQRFTKDTIQEWQVIYERGIGRP